The DNA window TGAGCGGCAGCGCGTACGGGCCGAACTGCATCGGCTCGGCGAATTTGGTATAGAAGTAGTCGGCGAGCGAGTCGTCGGTCGCCGCCGCGATGACGGCACCGAGCACGTTGATGCCGCCGCTGCAGTAGACGGCCTTCGAACCAGGATCCGCGACGACCGGCAACGCGAGCGTATATCGATACCAATCGGGAACGGCGGCCTGGCTCTCCATCGTGTCTTCGTTGCCCGGACTATTGTCGTCGTTATCGTCGCATGCGAGACCCGACGACATCGTCATGAGATCCGCGACCGTGATGGCCTTTTTTCGAGGATCAGACGATAGCGCGTCGTCGTATTGGGGGAGCACGTCAGCCACGAGCGAGTCGGGCGTGAGCTTCCGATCGCCTTCCATAGCCTCGCCGACCATGAGCGTCGTGACGCTCTTGCCCGCAGAGCGGACGTCGTGCGGCGTCGTCGCGTCGTAGCCGTAGAAATACTCGTCGAGCACGAGCTTTCCGTGCCGTGCGATGGATACGCTCGTGATGTACGCCGACGCGGGCGATGAAGCGGGTGTTGCAAGAAGAGAATCGACGAACGCGGTCACCTTCGCAGGATCGAGGCTCACATCGGTGAGCGACGCGGTCTGCCAACCATCGTCCGTCTGCGCGGGCGGCCGATATGCATACGACGTTTGGCCCGGTCGCGGTGCGAAACCGGGCGTCGACGCGGGGTCGACTTTCGCGAACGTGAAGGGCGTAGGGTATCCGTCGAAGGTGAATCGCAGCGTGTTCGCTCGAGAATCGTACGTGCCGGCGATGTCCGGCTTACCGGCTGCGCGGAGGCTGACGCTGTTGCCGTTGACGAAGAACGTACGGATGCCGATCCGCGCACCCGCATTTACCTCCGGGTTCCGCAGGAATGCTCCGAGCGTGCCGTCGGCGTTCTGCGTGATGGTGAGGAACAAGTGCGTCACGTCGCGGACAGGACGGATCGCACCGGTCCAGTCGCCGCCATCGTCTGAAAGCGCGATCGGGGTTACATACCGACCGCCGTACGTCAGAGTCGCCGGTTGGATCCACTGGGCGGTGTGCGCTGCGCCCGCGCGAGCGAACAGCATCAGCCGGCTGCCGTCGCTGAACGTGATCACCGTGGGGGCGGATCGCGACGGCGAAGCCTCGTGCGTCTCGCCGGCGACGGTCGCGGAGATCTTTTCGTTCGATGCGACGATCTGCACTTGCCCTGCACCGAAGACACGTCCGAAAGATTGGACACTTGCCCACGAGCCGACGAACGGCGAGGCTGCTGCCAGGGTGATCGAGGTCAGGAGCGCGAGTTGCGAGATGCTCATGCGCCGCCGTTCGACGGCTCCAGCTCGCGTCCTCACCGCTT is part of the Candidatus Eremiobacteraceae bacterium genome and encodes:
- a CDS encoding serine hydrolase domain-containing protein — translated: MSISQLALLTSITLAAASPFVGSWASVQSFGRVFGAGQVQIVASNEKISATVAGETHEASPSRSAPTVITFSDGSRLMLFARAGAAHTAQWIQPATLTYGGRYVTPIALSDDGGDWTGAIRPVRDVTHLFLTITQNADGTLGAFLRNPEVNAGARIGIRTFFVNGNSVSLRAAGKPDIAGTYDSRANTLRFTFDGYPTPFTFAKVDPASTPGFAPRPGQTSYAYRPPAQTDDGWQTASLTDVSLDPAKVTAFVDSLLATPASSPASAYITSVSIARHGKLVLDEYFYGYDATTPHDVRSAGKSVTTLMVGEAMEGDRKLTPDSLVADVLPQYDDALSSDPRKKAITVADLMTMSSGLACDDNDDNSPGNEDTMESQAAVPDWYRYTLALPVVADPGSKAVYCSGGINVLGAVIAAATDDSLADYFYTKFAEPMQFGPYALPLMPAPISDAYMAGGGQFLPRDFLKFGQLILDGGTWNGRRIIDARFLASAIAPHSALNAPGDYGYGWHLSTFEVGGVSYPAISAGGNGGQLLFVIPKLDMTVMITAANYGQYGIWRHFQTDPFVNYLIPAAQ